A single genomic interval of Rhabdothermincola salaria harbors:
- a CDS encoding DNA-directed RNA polymerase subunit beta', translated as MLDVNNFDQLRIGLATADSIRTWSNGEVKKPETINYRTLKPEKDGLFCEKIFGPTKDWECYCGKYKRVRFKGIICERCGVEVTRSKVRRERMGHIELAAPVVHIWYLRGTRSWLAYLLMGTEAREELKAKQLEKVIYFAANLVTWVDDERRTEELPNLEAEMLAERDVIEKEREVELAKRFEALETELATMEAEGAKDSDIKARQRAAEKDLQSIRERYEVELDLVTRAFEEFKDIFARKIIEDEMLWRELQDRYGEYFEGGMGADAIARLVDRIDLESDEQILRTQIDPPEGQKPLSAQRKQKAIKRLKIVSAFNRRDDHGRRVNDPRAMILDVVPVIPPELRPMVQLDGGRFATSDLNDLYRRVINRNNRLKRLLDLGAPEIIVNNEKRMLQEAVDALFDNGRRGRPVTGPGNRPLKSLSDMLKGKQGRFRQNLLGKRVDYSGRSVIVAGPTLKLHQCGLPKLMALELFKPFVMKKLVDEELAQNIKSAKRMVERRRPQVWDVLEEVIKEHPVMLNRAPTLHRLGIQAFEPVLVEGKAIQIHPLVCHAFNADFDGDQMAVHLPLSAEAQAEARVLMLSANNILSPADGRSLVTPTQDMIIGAYYLTEQVEGAAGEGRVFRRLEEIERAYEAGDLALHALIELRSPEHVEGTDDDGRPQYVRTTAGRVFFDTVLPEGFPFQNRRIDKKAMGAIVDELAHNYAKAEVAIALDRMKDLCYRYATKSGLTISIDDVKTPTNKQDILDLHEKEADKVETQFRRGIITDGERRQKEVEIWTTATDEVKVAMETVLKEAKFNPIEMMVGSGARGNMMQVRQIAGMRGLVANPRGDMIPRPIKANFREGLSMLEYFIATPGARKGLVDTALRTADSGYLTRRLVDVAQELIINDEDPFASGAAVRGLWIEDVVPDRPGKRSWLETRLFSRTLADDVELADGTTLHRGTVVADEELVMLRDDPQVNRVRVLSPLTDDSELGISAASYGLSLASGKLIELGEAVGVIAAQSIGEPGTQLTMRTFHTGGIASAGGDIAGGLPRVVELFEARTPKGKATLARSSGVVRIADDEGKGRVITIVADDGTEDTYTVPGLSRLEITDGQEIRAGDAIIEGPRDPKELIEIKGVQETQQYLVREVQKVYQDQGVPIHDKHVELIVRQMTRKIAVQEPGDSEFLPGERVDQKVYRDVNRALVLEGKTPAEGRPEIMGITKASLSTDSWLSAASFQETTRVLTEAAIESRSDSLVGLKENIIIGKLIPAGTGMPAYRNIEASAPDYEPMEFYSSAPDDEGDIAEWLANRSGVENADMVAGQGDMAAVGDDVPDAKVIELPRNEESAG; from the coding sequence ATGCTCGACGTCAACAACTTCGATCAGCTGCGCATCGGCCTGGCCACCGCCGATTCGATCCGTACGTGGTCCAACGGCGAGGTCAAGAAGCCCGAGACCATCAACTACCGCACCCTCAAGCCGGAGAAGGACGGGCTCTTCTGCGAGAAGATCTTCGGTCCGACCAAGGACTGGGAGTGCTACTGCGGCAAGTACAAGCGGGTGCGCTTCAAGGGCATCATCTGCGAGCGCTGCGGCGTGGAGGTCACCCGCTCCAAGGTCCGGCGCGAGCGCATGGGCCACATCGAGCTGGCCGCGCCCGTGGTGCACATCTGGTACCTGCGCGGCACCCGTTCGTGGCTGGCCTACCTGCTCATGGGCACCGAGGCCCGTGAGGAGCTCAAGGCCAAGCAGCTCGAGAAGGTCATCTACTTCGCGGCCAACCTGGTCACCTGGGTCGACGACGAGCGTCGCACCGAGGAGCTGCCCAACCTCGAAGCCGAGATGCTCGCCGAGCGCGACGTCATCGAAAAGGAGCGCGAGGTCGAGCTGGCCAAGCGCTTCGAGGCCCTCGAGACCGAGCTGGCCACCATGGAGGCCGAAGGCGCCAAGGACTCCGACATCAAGGCCCGCCAGCGCGCCGCCGAGAAGGACCTGCAGTCCATCCGCGAGCGCTACGAGGTCGAGCTCGACCTCGTGACCCGGGCCTTCGAAGAGTTCAAGGACATCTTCGCCCGCAAGATCATCGAGGACGAGATGCTGTGGCGCGAGCTGCAGGATCGCTACGGCGAGTACTTCGAGGGTGGGATGGGCGCCGATGCCATCGCCCGCCTCGTCGACCGCATCGACCTCGAGTCCGACGAGCAGATCCTGCGCACGCAGATCGATCCGCCCGAGGGCCAGAAGCCGCTGTCGGCCCAGCGCAAGCAGAAGGCCATCAAGCGCCTCAAGATCGTCTCGGCCTTCAACCGCCGTGACGATCACGGCCGGCGCGTCAACGACCCCCGGGCCATGATCCTCGACGTCGTCCCGGTGATCCCGCCGGAGCTGCGTCCGATGGTGCAGCTCGACGGCGGCCGGTTCGCCACCTCGGACCTCAACGACCTGTACCGCCGGGTCATCAACCGCAACAACCGCCTCAAGCGCCTCCTCGACCTCGGTGCCCCCGAGATCATCGTGAACAACGAAAAGCGCATGCTCCAGGAGGCTGTCGACGCGCTGTTCGACAACGGTCGTCGTGGTCGCCCGGTCACGGGCCCCGGCAACCGGCCGCTCAAGTCGCTGTCCGACATGCTCAAGGGCAAGCAGGGACGGTTCCGCCAGAACCTGCTCGGCAAGCGCGTCGACTACTCCGGGCGCTCGGTCATCGTCGCCGGCCCCACGCTCAAGTTGCACCAGTGCGGCCTGCCCAAGCTGATGGCCCTCGAGCTGTTCAAGCCCTTCGTCATGAAGAAGCTCGTCGACGAAGAGCTGGCCCAGAACATCAAGTCGGCCAAGCGCATGGTCGAGCGCCGTCGCCCGCAGGTGTGGGACGTGCTCGAGGAGGTCATCAAGGAGCACCCGGTGATGCTGAACCGGGCCCCCACCTTGCACCGCCTCGGCATCCAGGCCTTCGAGCCGGTCCTCGTCGAGGGCAAGGCCATCCAGATCCACCCGCTGGTGTGCCACGCCTTCAACGCCGACTTCGACGGCGACCAGATGGCCGTGCACCTCCCGCTGTCGGCCGAGGCCCAGGCCGAGGCCCGGGTGCTCATGCTGAGCGCCAACAACATCTTGTCGCCGGCCGACGGCCGCTCGTTGGTCACACCCACCCAGGACATGATCATCGGGGCCTACTACCTCACCGAGCAGGTCGAGGGGGCCGCCGGCGAGGGCCGGGTCTTCCGCCGCCTCGAGGAGATCGAGCGGGCCTACGAGGCCGGCGACCTCGCCCTGCACGCCCTCATCGAACTGCGCTCCCCCGAGCACGTCGAGGGCACCGACGACGACGGCCGCCCGCAGTACGTGCGCACCACCGCCGGCCGGGTGTTCTTCGACACCGTGCTGCCGGAGGGGTTCCCCTTCCAGAACCGGCGCATCGACAAGAAGGCCATGGGGGCCATCGTCGACGAGTTGGCGCACAACTACGCCAAGGCCGAGGTCGCCATCGCCCTCGACCGCATGAAGGACCTCTGCTACCGCTACGCCACCAAGTCCGGCCTCACCATCTCCATCGACGACGTCAAGACGCCGACGAACAAGCAGGACATCCTCGACCTGCACGAGAAGGAAGCCGACAAGGTCGAGACCCAGTTCCGACGGGGCATCATCACCGATGGTGAGCGTCGTCAGAAGGAGGTCGAGATCTGGACCACCGCCACCGACGAGGTGAAGGTGGCCATGGAGACGGTGCTCAAGGAAGCCAAGTTCAACCCCATCGAGATGATGGTGGGCTCCGGCGCACGCGGGAACATGATGCAGGTCCGCCAGATCGCCGGCATGCGCGGGTTGGTGGCCAACCCTCGTGGTGACATGATCCCGCGGCCCATCAAGGCGAACTTCCGTGAAGGCCTCTCCATGCTGGAGTACTTCATCGCCACGCCCGGCGCCCGCAAGGGCCTGGTCGACACCGCCCTGCGTACCGCCGACTCGGGCTACCTCACCCGGCGTCTGGTCGACGTGGCCCAGGAGCTCATCATCAACGACGAGGATCCCTTCGCCTCCGGGGCGGCCGTCCGTGGCCTCTGGATCGAGGACGTGGTCCCCGATCGTCCGGGCAAGCGCTCGTGGCTCGAGACCCGTCTGTTCAGCCGCACCCTCGCCGACGACGTCGAGCTCGCCGACGGCACCACGCTGCATCGGGGCACCGTCGTGGCCGACGAGGAGCTCGTCATGCTCCGCGACGACCCTCAGGTGAACCGGGTGCGGGTGCTCTCGCCGCTGACCGACGACTCCGAGCTGGGCATCTCGGCCGCTTCCTACGGCCTGTCGCTGGCCAGCGGCAAGCTCATCGAGCTGGGTGAGGCGGTCGGCGTGATCGCCGCCCAGTCCATCGGCGAGCCCGGCACGCAGCTCACCATGCGGACCTTCCACACCGGCGGCATCGCCTCCGCCGGCGGCGACATCGCCGGTGGTCTGCCCCGTGTCGTCGAGCTCTTCGAAGCTCGTACGCCCAAGGGCAAGGCCACCCTGGCCCGCTCGTCGGGCGTGGTGCGCATCGCCGACGACGAGGGCAAGGGACGGGTCATCACCATCGTCGCCGACGACGGCACCGAGGACACCTACACCGTGCCCGGGCTGTCCCGACTCGAGATCACCGACGGCCAGGAGATCCGGGCCGGCGATGCCATCATCGAAGGCCCCCGCGATCCCAAGGAGCTCATCGAGATCAAGGGCGTCCAGGAGACCCAGCAGTACCTCGTCCGCGAGGTGCAGAAGGTGTACCAGGACCAGGGCGTGCCCATCCACGACAAGCACGTGGAGCTCATCGTGCGCCAGATGACCCGCAAGATCGCCGTGCAGGAACCGGGCGACTCCGAGTTCCTCCCGGGCGAGCGGGTCGACCAGAAGGTGTACCGCGACGTCAACCGGGCGCTCGTGCTCGAGGGCAAGACCCCTGCCGAGGGTCGTCCCGAGATCATGGGCATCACCAAGGCGTCGCTGTCCACCGACTCCTGGCTCTCGGCCGCCTCCTTCCAGGAGACCACCCGGGTGCTCACCGAAGCCGCCATCGAGTCGCGCAGCGATTCCCTCGTCGGCCTCAAGGAGAACATCATCATCGGCAAGCTCATCCCCGCCGGCACGGGGATGCCCGCCTACCGCAACATCGAGGCCTCGGCGCCGGACTACGAACCGATGGAGTTCTACTCGTCGGCTCCCGACGACGAGGGCGACATCGCCGAGTGGCTGGCCAACCGCAGCGGCGTCGAGAACGCCGACATGGTGGCCGGGCAGGGCGACATGGCCGCCGTCGGCGACGACGTCCCCGACGCCAAGGTCATCGAGCTGCCCCGCAACGAAGAATCGGCCGGTTGA
- the rpsG gene encoding 30S ribosomal protein S7 gives MPRKGPAPRRELMPDPIYRSVVVTQLVNKVLQRGKRSTAEKIVYEALEIIETKTGAEPIATLKRAVDGVKPQLEVRSRRVGGATYQVPVEVRPRRSNTLAIRWIVGYARQRREHTMAERLANELLDASNGVGASVKRRDDLLKMAESNKAFAHYRW, from the coding sequence GTGCCTCGCAAGGGTCCTGCCCCCCGCCGCGAACTCATGCCCGACCCGATCTACCGGTCGGTCGTCGTCACCCAGCTGGTGAACAAGGTCCTCCAGCGGGGCAAGCGCTCCACGGCCGAGAAGATCGTCTACGAGGCCCTCGAGATCATCGAGACCAAGACCGGCGCCGAGCCCATCGCCACGCTCAAGCGGGCGGTCGACGGCGTGAAGCCGCAGCTCGAGGTGCGCAGCCGCCGTGTCGGTGGCGCCACCTACCAGGTCCCCGTCGAGGTCCGTCCCCGTCGCTCGAACACCCTGGCCATCCGCTGGATCGTGGGCTACGCCCGCCAGCGTCGTGAGCACACCATGGCCGAACGCCTCGCCAACGAGCTGCTCGATGCCAGCAACGGTGTCGGCGCGTCGGTGAAGCGACGCGACGACCTGCTCAAGATGGCCGAGTCCAACAAGGCCTTCGCCCACTACCGCTGGTAG
- a CDS encoding GTP-binding protein, giving the protein MAREKFERTKPHANVGTMGHIDHGKTTLTAAIS; this is encoded by the coding sequence ATGGCGCGTGAGAAGTTCGAGCGGACCAAGCCCCATGCGAATGTGGGCACGATGGGTCACATCGATCATGGGAAGACGACGCTGACGGCGGCGATCTCG
- a CDS encoding DNA-directed RNA polymerase subunit beta has translation MPARPTVRERYSFANLDDPLELPDLIAIQRESFEWFLHQGLAETFRDISPIKDFTETLQLELEFDPEDEDLRPPPKFSVEECKEKDMTFSAPIFVRARFMNATTGEIKEQTVFMGDFPMMTDKGTFVVNGTERVVVSQLVRSPGVIFQPGERYRLRNLSKHQLVTGTIHPYRGEWIEFDVEQKPGKDVTAGARVARKRRLSLFVLLRALGYDEENYPGFLDRFVRHFDFLEGQWEKDRELAPTQEEALVEIYKRARPGEPPSVESARAYFRNAFFENRRYDLSRVGRYKLNRKLGPELDRLEELFGIELEKPEDDQPVLTPSEVLAATTYLLNLVNAEPGYRLDDQDHFANRRIRSVGELIQNQVRIGLSRMERVVRERMTTQDVEAITPQTLINIRPVVAAIKEFFGTSQLSQFMDQVNPLSGLTHRRRLSALGPGGLSRERAGFEVRDVHFSHYGRMCPIETPEGPNIGLIGGLATFARVNEFGFIESPYRRVIDGRVTDDILYLAADEEEEYVVAQANAPLNPDGTFKADRVLVRRSPQAATLGDLKLQLERDVFFGATTEISSVPPAEVQLMDVSPKQIVSVATALIPFLEHDDANRALMGANMQRQAVPLLRAEAPYIGTGIESRAARDAADMILAEDDGVVGEVDGNLIEVEYKAKGRKVYRLLKFERSNQDTCINQKPIVREGQKVTKGDVLAHGPSTDNGELALGKNLVVAFMPWEGYNFEDAIILSERLVKDDVMTSIHIHEHEIDARDTKLGPEEITRDIPNLSEEILADLDERGIIRVGAEVGPGDVLVGKVTPKGETELTPEERLLRAIFGEKAREVRDTSLKVPHGETGKVIDVKVFSRDESHELPPGVNQLVRVYVGQKRKISVGDKLAGRHGNKGVISKILPIEDMPFMADGTPVDIILNPLGVPSRMNVGQVLEAHLGYAARYGWAIGGETTGIDPTRGTETKTRPTTPPSTLVATPVFDGAHWDEEAQAGKHPTIQKIFQNLQPEATDVRYGDNGRLMQDDGKTTLYNGRTGEPYDNPVTVGVVYILKLAHLVDDKIHARSTGPYSMITQQPLGGKAQFGGQRFGEMEVWALEAYGAAYCLQELLTIKSDDVLGRVKVYEAIVKGENIPEPGIPESFKVLIKEMQALCLNVEVLSTTGEEIEMRELDEDIFRTAEELGIDISRPERGSDEEDARRQAERS, from the coding sequence TTGCCTGCTCGCCCGACCGTCCGGGAACGGTACTCGTTCGCCAACCTCGACGACCCGCTCGAACTGCCAGACCTGATCGCCATCCAGCGGGAATCCTTCGAGTGGTTCCTGCACCAGGGCCTGGCGGAGACCTTCCGCGACATCAGCCCGATCAAGGACTTCACCGAGACCCTGCAGCTCGAGCTGGAGTTCGATCCCGAGGACGAGGACCTGCGTCCGCCGCCGAAGTTCTCGGTGGAGGAGTGCAAGGAGAAGGACATGACCTTCTCCGCCCCGATCTTCGTGCGGGCCCGCTTCATGAACGCCACCACCGGCGAGATCAAGGAGCAGACCGTCTTCATGGGGGACTTCCCCATGATGACCGACAAGGGCACGTTCGTCGTCAACGGCACCGAGCGGGTCGTGGTGTCCCAGCTGGTCCGCTCGCCGGGTGTCATCTTCCAGCCGGGTGAGCGCTACCGCCTGCGCAACCTGAGCAAGCACCAGCTCGTCACCGGCACCATCCACCCCTACCGCGGCGAGTGGATCGAGTTCGACGTCGAGCAGAAGCCGGGCAAGGACGTCACCGCCGGTGCCCGCGTGGCCCGCAAGCGTCGCCTCAGCCTCTTCGTGCTGCTGCGGGCGCTGGGCTACGACGAGGAGAACTACCCGGGCTTCCTCGATCGCTTCGTGCGCCACTTCGACTTCCTCGAGGGGCAGTGGGAGAAGGACCGCGAGCTGGCGCCCACCCAGGAAGAGGCGCTGGTCGAGATCTACAAGCGGGCCCGTCCGGGTGAGCCGCCGTCGGTCGAGTCCGCCCGTGCCTACTTCCGCAACGCGTTCTTCGAGAACCGTCGCTACGACCTGTCGCGGGTGGGGCGCTACAAGCTCAACCGCAAGCTGGGCCCCGAGCTCGACCGCCTCGAGGAGCTGTTCGGCATCGAGCTCGAGAAGCCCGAGGACGACCAGCCCGTGCTCACCCCGTCCGAGGTGCTGGCGGCCACCACCTACCTGTTGAACCTGGTCAACGCCGAGCCGGGCTACCGCCTCGACGACCAGGACCACTTCGCCAACCGGCGCATCCGCTCGGTGGGCGAGCTCATCCAGAACCAGGTCCGCATCGGCCTGTCGCGCATGGAGCGGGTCGTCCGCGAGCGCATGACCACCCAGGACGTCGAGGCCATCACGCCCCAGACGCTCATCAACATCCGGCCGGTGGTCGCCGCCATCAAGGAGTTCTTCGGGACCTCCCAGCTGTCGCAGTTCATGGACCAGGTCAACCCCCTGTCGGGTCTGACCCACCGCCGGCGCCTCTCCGCGCTCGGCCCGGGTGGTCTGTCCCGCGAGCGGGCGGGCTTCGAGGTCCGCGACGTGCACTTCAGCCACTACGGGCGCATGTGCCCCATCGAGACTCCGGAGGGGCCGAACATCGGCCTCATCGGTGGCCTGGCCACCTTCGCCCGGGTCAACGAGTTCGGCTTCATCGAGTCCCCGTACCGCAGGGTCATCGACGGCCGGGTCACCGACGACATCCTGTACCTGGCGGCCGACGAGGAGGAGGAGTACGTCGTCGCCCAGGCGAACGCTCCGCTGAACCCCGACGGCACGTTCAAGGCCGATCGCGTCCTGGTGCGTCGTTCGCCCCAGGCCGCCACGCTGGGCGACCTCAAGCTCCAGCTCGAGCGCGACGTCTTCTTCGGCGCCACCACCGAGATCTCCTCGGTGCCGCCCGCCGAGGTCCAGCTCATGGACGTCTCGCCCAAGCAGATCGTCTCGGTCGCCACCGCGCTCATCCCGTTCCTCGAGCACGACGACGCCAACCGGGCCCTCATGGGCGCCAACATGCAGCGCCAGGCCGTGCCGTTGCTGCGGGCCGAGGCCCCCTACATCGGCACCGGCATCGAGTCACGGGCCGCTCGCGACGCCGCCGACATGATCCTCGCCGAGGACGACGGCGTGGTCGGCGAGGTCGACGGCAACCTCATCGAGGTGGAGTACAAGGCGAAGGGCCGCAAGGTCTACCGGCTGCTCAAGTTCGAGCGCTCCAACCAGGACACCTGCATCAACCAGAAGCCCATCGTGCGCGAGGGCCAGAAGGTCACCAAGGGCGACGTGCTCGCCCACGGCCCCTCCACCGACAACGGCGAGCTGGCCCTCGGCAAGAACCTCGTCGTGGCCTTCATGCCGTGGGAGGGCTACAACTTCGAGGACGCCATCATCCTCTCGGAGCGTCTCGTGAAGGACGACGTCATGACGTCGATCCACATCCACGAGCACGAGATCGATGCCCGCGACACCAAGCTGGGCCCCGAGGAGATCACCCGGGACATCCCGAACCTCTCCGAGGAGATCCTCGCCGACCTCGACGAGCGCGGCATCATCCGCGTGGGGGCCGAGGTCGGTCCCGGCGACGTGCTGGTGGGCAAGGTCACCCCCAAGGGCGAGACCGAGCTCACCCCCGAGGAGCGCCTCCTGCGGGCCATCTTCGGCGAGAAGGCCCGCGAGGTGCGCGACACCTCGCTCAAGGTGCCCCACGGCGAGACCGGCAAGGTCATCGACGTCAAGGTGTTCAGCCGCGACGAGAGCCACGAGCTGCCCCCCGGCGTCAACCAGCTGGTGCGGGTCTACGTCGGCCAGAAGCGCAAGATCAGCGTGGGCGACAAGCTCGCCGGCCGCCACGGCAACAAGGGCGTCATCTCCAAGATCCTCCCGATCGAGGACATGCCCTTCATGGCCGACGGCACCCCCGTCGACATCATCCTCAACCCCCTCGGTGTGCCGTCCCGCATGAACGTGGGCCAGGTCCTCGAGGCCCACCTCGGCTACGCCGCCCGCTACGGCTGGGCCATCGGGGGCGAGACCACCGGGATCGACCCCACCCGGGGCACCGAGACCAAGACCCGGCCCACCACCCCGCCGTCCACGCTGGTGGCCACGCCCGTCTTCGACGGCGCCCACTGGGACGAAGAGGCCCAGGCCGGCAAGCACCCGACCATCCAGAAGATCTTCCAGAACCTGCAGCCCGAGGCCACCGACGTCCGCTACGGCGACAACGGCCGGCTGATGCAGGACGACGGCAAGACCACCCTGTACAACGGTCGCACCGGCGAGCCCTACGACAACCCGGTCACCGTGGGCGTCGTCTACATCTTGAAGCTGGCCCACCTCGTGGACGACAAGATCCACGCCCGCTCCACCGGGCCGTACTCCATGATCACCCAGCAGCCCCTGGGCGGTAAGGCCCAGTTCGGTGGCCAGCGCTTCGGCGAGATGGAGGTGTGGGCCCTCGAGGCCTACGGCGCCGCCTACTGCCTGCAGGAGCTGCTCACCATCAAGTCCGACGACGTCCTCGGCCGCGTGAAGGTCTACGAGGCCATCGTCAAGGGCGAGAACATCCCCGAGCCCGGCATCCCCGAGTCCTTCAAGGTGCTCATCAAGGAGATGCAGGCCCTGTGCCTCAACGTCGAGGTCCTCTCCACCACCGGTGAGGAGATCGAGATGCGTGAGCTCGACGAAGACATCTTCCGCACCGCCGAGGAGCTCGGCATCGACATCTCGCGCCCCGAACGTGGCAGCGACGAAGAAGATGCCCGCCGCCAGGCCGAGAGGAGCTAG
- the rpsL gene encoding 30S ribosomal protein S12 — translation MPTIQQLVRKGRQSKPAKGKTPALKGAPQRRGVCTRVYTTTPKKPNSALRKVARVRLSSGMEVTAYIPGEGHNLQEHSIVLVRGGRVKDLPGVRYKIIRGTLDTSGVRDRKQARSRYGAKKES, via the coding sequence GTGCCCACCATCCAACAGCTGGTCCGCAAGGGTCGCCAGTCGAAGCCCGCCAAGGGCAAGACCCCGGCGCTGAAGGGTGCCCCCCAGCGGCGCGGCGTGTGCACGCGCGTCTACACCACCACTCCCAAGAAGCCGAACTCGGCGCTGCGCAAGGTGGCCCGTGTGCGCCTCAGCAGCGGCATGGAGGTCACGGCCTACATCCCCGGTGAGGGCCACAACCTCCAGGAGCACTCCATCGTGCTCGTGCGTGGCGGTCGTGTGAAGGACCTCCCCGGCGTTCGCTACAAGATCATCCGCGGCACCCTCGACACCTCCGGTGTGCGGGACCGCAAGCAGGCCCGTAGTCGCTACGGCGCCAAGAAGGAGAGCTGA
- the fusA gene encoding elongation factor G, producing the protein MAARPHSLERTRNIGIMAHIDAGKTTTTERILYYTGKNYKIGEVHDGGATMDWMVQEQERGITITSAATTCFWDDHRINIIDTPGHVDFTVEVERSLRVLDGAVAVFDGVAGVEPQTETVWRQANKYNVPRLCFVNKMDRLGADFFHVLDTIKDRLDCNTAVLQLPIGAEGHYKGVIDLVTMDAIVWLDEELGAKWEVQEIPSDLKDQAEQYRAELLETVATVDEGLMEKFLGDEEIGLDELRAAIRKATLAGEIVPILNGTAFKNKGVQPLLDAIVAYLPSPLDLPPVFGTNLKGDTDMERPCSDDAPFSALAFKIMTDPHVGRLTYFRVYSGNLDKGGQVLNARTQNKERIGRLLEMHANDRQDLDQVFAGDIVAGIGFKNTRTGDTLCDPANPIVLEALEFPEPVIHVAVEPTTKADQDKMSKALYALSEEDPTFQVRTDDETGQTVISGMGELHLEVLVDRMLREFKVDATVGKPQVAYRETIGKTIENETYTHKKQTGGSGQYAEVTITLENTGPGGGYEFVDKISGGRIPREYIPSVDAGIQQAMTSGVLAGYPTVDVRAILTDGKYHDVDSSEMAFKIAGTMAFKEAARRAKPILLEPIMNVEVSTPEDYMGDVMGDLSSRRGKLGGMEQRGNSQIIRAQVPLSEMFGYATDLRSRTQGRATYTMQFDSYQQMPSNVQEEIVTRVRGQ; encoded by the coding sequence ATGGCCGCCCGCCCGCACTCACTCGAGCGAACCCGCAACATCGGCATCATGGCCCACATCGATGCCGGCAAGACCACCACGACCGAGCGGATCCTGTACTACACCGGCAAGAACTACAAGATCGGTGAGGTCCACGACGGTGGCGCCACCATGGACTGGATGGTCCAGGAGCAAGAGCGCGGCATCACCATCACCTCCGCGGCCACGACCTGCTTCTGGGACGACCACCGCATCAACATCATCGACACCCCTGGTCACGTCGACTTCACCGTCGAGGTGGAGCGCTCGCTGCGCGTGCTCGACGGTGCCGTGGCCGTCTTCGACGGGGTGGCCGGCGTGGAGCCCCAGACCGAAACGGTGTGGCGCCAGGCCAACAAGTACAACGTCCCCCGCCTGTGCTTCGTCAACAAGATGGACCGGCTGGGCGCCGACTTCTTCCACGTCCTCGACACCATCAAGGACCGCCTCGACTGCAACACCGCCGTGCTGCAGCTCCCCATCGGGGCCGAGGGGCACTACAAGGGCGTCATCGACCTGGTCACCATGGACGCCATCGTGTGGCTCGACGAGGAGCTCGGGGCCAAGTGGGAGGTCCAGGAGATCCCTTCCGACCTGAAGGACCAGGCCGAGCAGTACCGGGCCGAGCTGCTCGAGACCGTCGCCACGGTCGACGAGGGCCTCATGGAGAAGTTCCTCGGCGACGAGGAGATCGGTCTCGACGAGCTGCGCGCCGCCATCCGCAAGGCCACGCTCGCCGGCGAGATCGTGCCCATCCTCAACGGCACCGCCTTCAAGAACAAGGGCGTGCAGCCGCTCCTCGACGCCATCGTCGCCTACCTGCCCTCGCCGCTCGACCTGCCCCCGGTGTTCGGCACCAACCTCAAGGGCGACACCGACATGGAGCGCCCCTGCAGCGACGATGCACCGTTCTCCGCGCTGGCGTTCAAGATCATGACCGACCCCCACGTCGGCCGCCTCACCTACTTCCGGGTCTACAGCGGGAACCTCGACAAGGGCGGCCAGGTCCTCAACGCCCGCACCCAGAACAAGGAGCGCATCGGTCGTCTCCTCGAGATGCACGCCAACGACCGCCAGGACCTCGATCAGGTCTTCGCCGGCGACATCGTGGCGGGCATCGGCTTCAAGAACACCCGCACCGGTGACACGCTGTGCGACCCGGCCAACCCGATCGTGCTCGAGGCGCTCGAGTTCCCCGAGCCCGTCATCCACGTGGCCGTCGAGCCCACCACCAAGGCCGACCAGGACAAGATGTCCAAGGCCCTCTACGCCCTCTCCGAAGAGGACCCCACCTTCCAGGTGCGCACCGACGACGAGACGGGCCAGACGGTCATCTCCGGCATGGGCGAGCTGCACCTCGAGGTCCTCGTCGACCGCATGCTGCGTGAGTTCAAGGTCGATGCCACCGTCGGCAAGCCCCAGGTGGCCTACCGCGAGACCATCGGCAAGACCATCGAGAACGAGACCTACACCCACAAGAAGCAGACGGGTGGTTCCGGTCAGTACGCCGAGGTCACGATCACGCTCGAGAACACCGGCCCGGGTGGCGGGTACGAGTTCGTCGACAAGATCAGCGGCGGGCGCATCCCCCGTGAGTACATCCCCTCGGTCGACGCCGGCATCCAGCAGGCCATGACCTCCGGTGTGCTCGCCGGCTACCCGACCGTCGACGTGCGGGCGATCCTCACCGACGGCAAGTACCACGACGTCGACTCCTCGGAGATGGCGTTCAAGATCGCCGGGACCATGGCCTTCAAGGAGGCCGCCCGTCGGGCCAAGCCCATCCTGCTCGAGCCCATCATGAACGTCGAGGTCTCCACCCCGGAGGACTACATGGGCGACGTCATGGGCGACCTGTCCTCCCGCCGAGGCAAGCTCGGCGGCATGGAGCAGCGCGGGAACAGCCAGATCATCCGGGCCCAGGTGCCGTTGTCGGAGATGTTCGGTTACGCTACCGACCTCCGTTCGCGCACCCAGGGTCGGGCCACCTACACCATGCAGTTCGACTCCTACCAGCAGATGCCGTCGAACGTGCAGGAAGAGATCGTCACCCGCGTCCGCGGCCAGTGA